A single region of the Bacteroidia bacterium genome encodes:
- a CDS encoding DeoR/GlpR family DNA-binding transcription regulator: MATELQVSEMTIRRDLDSLELTNLIKRKYGKAFSIRGTSYEPSYQERALQNHEKKVLLGRLGASLVKDGDSVAFDTGTTVYKVAQSVATQARNLTVITHSLNVVDLFKSSTAIEEIIVLGGVLRKEENSMVGDLAVSGLQNFYTDKLFLGVGGINDNLDLTEFNYDDAIIKRQFLSHAQQIILLADSSKFTKTAFVKFGNMKDVDVLITDKIPPQPYLTLLRGLNVKILIP; encoded by the coding sequence TTGGCCACAGAGCTTCAAGTATCAGAGATGACCATTAGAAGAGATTTAGACTCTTTAGAGCTAACTAATCTAATTAAACGTAAGTATGGGAAAGCGTTTAGTATTCGTGGGACATCATATGAACCATCTTATCAAGAAAGGGCTTTGCAAAACCACGAGAAAAAGGTGTTATTAGGTAGGTTGGGAGCAAGCTTAGTAAAAGATGGTGATAGTGTAGCATTCGATACAGGCACTACTGTTTATAAAGTAGCACAAAGTGTAGCAACACAAGCTCGTAACCTAACTGTAATAACTCACTCTCTTAATGTAGTTGACCTATTTAAGTCCTCAACAGCTATTGAAGAAATTATTGTTTTGGGGGGAGTCCTAAGAAAAGAAGAGAATTCAATGGTTGGAGATTTAGCCGTTTCTGGTCTTCAAAACTTTTATACCGATAAGCTCTTTTTAGGTGTTGGGGGAATTAACGATAATCTCGATTTAACAGAGTTCAACTACGATGATGCTATTATTAAAAGGCAATTCTTATCACACGCCCAGCAAATTATTCTTTTAGCAGATAGTTCAAAATTTACAAAAACAGCTTTTGTGAAATTTGGAAATATGAAAGATGTTGATGTCTTAATAACTGATAAA